A DNA window from Danio aesculapii chromosome 1, fDanAes4.1, whole genome shotgun sequence contains the following coding sequences:
- the scoca gene encoding short coiled-coil protein A isoform X2, producing the protein MNCEIDDMENQVEQEEKTRLINQVLELQHTLEDLSARVDAVKEENLKLKSENQVLGQYIENLMSASSVFQTTDTKSKRK; encoded by the exons ATGAATTGTGAGATTGATG ATATGGAGAATCAAGTTGAGCAAGAGGAGAAGACAAGACTCATAAACCAAGTGTTGGAGCTTCAGCACACGTTAGAAG ATCTCTCTGCACGTGTGGATGCAGTTAAAGAGGAAAACCTGAAGCTCAAATCAGAGAACCAGGTTCTTGGGCAGTACATCGAGAACCTCATGTCCGCCTCAAGTGTGTTTCAGACCACCGACACTAAAAGCAAACGGAAATAA
- the scoca gene encoding short coiled-coil protein A isoform X1, with protein MNCEIDGDMENQVEQEEKTRLINQVLELQHTLEDLSARVDAVKEENLKLKSENQVLGQYIENLMSASSVFQTTDTKSKRK; from the exons ATGAATTGTGAGATTGATG GAGATATGGAGAATCAAGTTGAGCAAGAGGAGAAGACAAGACTCATAAACCAAGTGTTGGAGCTTCAGCACACGTTAGAAG ATCTCTCTGCACGTGTGGATGCAGTTAAAGAGGAAAACCTGAAGCTCAAATCAGAGAACCAGGTTCTTGGGCAGTACATCGAGAACCTCATGTCCGCCTCAAGTGTGTTTCAGACCACCGACACTAAAAGCAAACGGAAATAA
- the clgn gene encoding calmegin isoform X1: MKLRWSWTCLLLLSISMVTLAQDEDLEDEEDAQVEDGDLDMEADSSESVEADANVSFQVTYKTPVPTGDVFFTETFDDGTLGSWQVSKTMKEDADEDIAKYDGKWEVEPLKENTVPGDLGLVLKSRAKHHAISALLNKPFLFKDKPLIVQYEVNFQDGIDCGGAYIKLLSDSKDLELKQFHDRTPYSIMFGPDKCGEDYKLHFIFRHKNPLNGDVEEKHAKRPDVDLKKIYTDKKTHLFTLVLNPDNSYETFIDQSSVSRGSLLTDVVPPVNPPKEIDDPKDSKPEDWDERAKIPDPEAVKPEEWDEEALAKVPDPDAVKPDGWLDDEPEFVSDPTAEKPDDWDEEMDGEWEAPQVPNPACTSAPGCGEWKPPMVNNPQYKGKWKAPLIDNPNYQGVWSPRKIANPDHFEDLHPFRMEPFGAVGLELWSMTSDIYFDNFIITTEKEVADRWAADSWGLKKLVASANEPGVLSQLALAAEERPWLWVIYILTIGLPIGLAVLFCWPKKSDDDYVYKKIDQPKTESEEVAEEEEEEEEEEEEEGKGKDDDEAKAEEATEATAGDVNGDMMGQENGEDGGETDEEEEEEEDEEEEEAIKPNDTASEDEMKDADEGIESREEEPKAVRKRRVRKD, translated from the exons ATGAAGTTGCGGTGGAGCTGGACGTGCCTCTTGTTACTCTCCATCTCCATGGTAACATTGGCCCAGGATGAAGACCTGGAAGATGAAGAGGACGCTCAAGTGGAAGATGGAGATTTGGACATGGAGGCCGACAGCTCTGAAAGCGTTGAAGCAGATGCTAATGTGTCCTTTCAG GTAACCTACAAAACTCCAGTTCCAACAGGAGATGTTTTCTTCACTGAGACGTTTGATGATGGAACTTTGGGCAG TTGGCAGGTGTCTAAAACAATGAAGGAGGACGCTGATGAAGATATTGCAAAATATGATG GTAAATGGGAGGTCGAGCCGCTGAAGGAAAATACAGTGCCTGGTGATTTGGGTTTGGTGCTGAAATCTCGTGCCAAGCATCACGCAATCTCGGCTCTGCTTaacaaaccatttttatttaaGGACAAACCTCTCATCGTCCA GTACGAGGTCAATTTTCAAGATGGAATTGACTGTGGTGGCGCTTACATCAAGCTTTTGTCAGACTCCAAAGACTTAGAGCTG AAACAGTTCCATGATCGCACACCGTACAGCATCATGTTTGGGCCCGACAAATGTGGAGAAGACTACAAATTGCACTTCATCTTCAGACATAAAAATCCCCTCAATGGAGATGTGGAGGAAAAACATGCCAAACGACCCGATGTTGATCTGAAGAAGATCTACACTGATAAAAAGACTCACCTCTTCACACTTG ttttgaaTCCGGACAATAGCTACGAGACCTTCATTGACCAGTCCAGTGTTAGCAGGGGAAGTTTGTTGACAGATGTCGTTCCACCTGTTAACCCTCCAAAAGAGATCGACGATCCCAAAGACTCCAAGCCAGAGGACTGGGACGAGAGAGCCAAAATCCCAGACCCAGAAGCTGTCAAACCTGAAGAGTG GGATGAAGAAGCGCTAGCTAAGGTTCCTGATCCAGATGCAGTGAAGCCTGATGGTTGGCTGGACGATGAACCAGAGTTTGTGTCTGATCCCACTGCTGAAAAGCCTGATGACTG GGATGAGGAAATGGATGGAGAATGGGAGGCTCCTCAGGTGCCAAATCCGGCATGTACATCTGCTCCAGGCTGTGGTGAATGGAAGCCACCCATGGTCAATAATCCTCAGTATAAGGGCAAATGGAAAGCTCCTCTCATAGACAACCCCAACTACCAG GGTGTGTGGAGTCCACGTAAGATCGCAAACCCTGACCACTTTGAGGATCTTCACCCGTTTCGTATGGAGCCATTCGGAGCTGTGGGTCTGGAGCTGTGGTCTATGACATCTGACATTTACTTTGACAATTTCATCATCACCACAGAGAAGGAAGTGGCAGACCGCTGGGCTGCAGACAGCTGGGGACTCAAAAAACTGGTCGCGAGTGCCAACGAG CCTGGAGTGTTGAGTCAGCTGGCTCTGGCTGCCGAAGAGAGGCCATGGCTGTGGGTGATTTACATCCTTACTATCGGTTTGCCAATTGGACTGGCTGTGCTTTTCTGCTGGCCAAAG AAGTCAGATGATGACTATGTCTACAAGAAAATCGATCAGCCCAAAACAGAATCAGAGGAGGTggcggaagaagaagaagaagaagaggaggaggaggaagaggagggaaAAGGAAAAGATGATGATGAAGCTAAAGCAGAGGAAGCTACTGAAGCTACTG CAGGGGATGTGAATGGAGATATGATGGGGCAGGAAAATGGAGAAGATGGAGGAGAAacagatgaggaggaggaggaggaggaagatgaagaGGAAGAAGAGGCCATTAAGCCAAATGACACAGCCTCAGAGGATGAA ATGAAGGACGCCGACGAAGGAATCGAAAGCAGAGAAGAAGAGCCTAAAGCTGTGAGAAAGAGAAGAGTACGGAAGGACTGA
- the clgn gene encoding calmegin isoform X2 — MKLRWSWTCLLLLSISMVTLAQDEDLEDEEDAQVEDGDLDMEADSSESVEADANVSFQVTYKTPVPTGDVFFTETFDDGTLGSWQVSKTMKEDADEDIAKYDGKWEVEPLKENTVPGDLGLVLKSRAKHHAISALLNKPFLFKDKPLIVQYEVNFQDGIDCGGAYIKLLSDSKDLELKQFHDRTPYSIMFGPDKCGEDYKLHFIFRHKNPLNGDVEEKHAKRPDVDLKKIYTDKKTHLFTLVLNPDNSYETFIDQSSVSRGSLLTDVVPPVNPPKEIDDPKDSKPEDWDERAKIPDPEAVKPEEWDEEALAKVPDPDAVKPDGWLDDEPEFVSDPTAEKPDDWDEEMDGEWEAPQVPNPACTSAPGCGEWKPPMVNNPQYKGKWKAPLIDNPNYQGVWSPRKIANPDHFEDLHPFRMEPFGAVGLELWSMTSDIYFDNFIITTEKEVADRWAADSWGLKKLVASANEPGVLSQLALAAEERPWLWVIYILTIGLPIGLAVLFCWPKKSDDDYVYKKIDQPKTESEEVAEEEEEEEEEEEEEGKGKDDDEAKAEEATEATGDVNGDMMGQENGEDGGETDEEEEEEEDEEEEEAIKPNDTASEDEMKDADEGIESREEEPKAVRKRRVRKD; from the exons ATGAAGTTGCGGTGGAGCTGGACGTGCCTCTTGTTACTCTCCATCTCCATGGTAACATTGGCCCAGGATGAAGACCTGGAAGATGAAGAGGACGCTCAAGTGGAAGATGGAGATTTGGACATGGAGGCCGACAGCTCTGAAAGCGTTGAAGCAGATGCTAATGTGTCCTTTCAG GTAACCTACAAAACTCCAGTTCCAACAGGAGATGTTTTCTTCACTGAGACGTTTGATGATGGAACTTTGGGCAG TTGGCAGGTGTCTAAAACAATGAAGGAGGACGCTGATGAAGATATTGCAAAATATGATG GTAAATGGGAGGTCGAGCCGCTGAAGGAAAATACAGTGCCTGGTGATTTGGGTTTGGTGCTGAAATCTCGTGCCAAGCATCACGCAATCTCGGCTCTGCTTaacaaaccatttttatttaaGGACAAACCTCTCATCGTCCA GTACGAGGTCAATTTTCAAGATGGAATTGACTGTGGTGGCGCTTACATCAAGCTTTTGTCAGACTCCAAAGACTTAGAGCTG AAACAGTTCCATGATCGCACACCGTACAGCATCATGTTTGGGCCCGACAAATGTGGAGAAGACTACAAATTGCACTTCATCTTCAGACATAAAAATCCCCTCAATGGAGATGTGGAGGAAAAACATGCCAAACGACCCGATGTTGATCTGAAGAAGATCTACACTGATAAAAAGACTCACCTCTTCACACTTG ttttgaaTCCGGACAATAGCTACGAGACCTTCATTGACCAGTCCAGTGTTAGCAGGGGAAGTTTGTTGACAGATGTCGTTCCACCTGTTAACCCTCCAAAAGAGATCGACGATCCCAAAGACTCCAAGCCAGAGGACTGGGACGAGAGAGCCAAAATCCCAGACCCAGAAGCTGTCAAACCTGAAGAGTG GGATGAAGAAGCGCTAGCTAAGGTTCCTGATCCAGATGCAGTGAAGCCTGATGGTTGGCTGGACGATGAACCAGAGTTTGTGTCTGATCCCACTGCTGAAAAGCCTGATGACTG GGATGAGGAAATGGATGGAGAATGGGAGGCTCCTCAGGTGCCAAATCCGGCATGTACATCTGCTCCAGGCTGTGGTGAATGGAAGCCACCCATGGTCAATAATCCTCAGTATAAGGGCAAATGGAAAGCTCCTCTCATAGACAACCCCAACTACCAG GGTGTGTGGAGTCCACGTAAGATCGCAAACCCTGACCACTTTGAGGATCTTCACCCGTTTCGTATGGAGCCATTCGGAGCTGTGGGTCTGGAGCTGTGGTCTATGACATCTGACATTTACTTTGACAATTTCATCATCACCACAGAGAAGGAAGTGGCAGACCGCTGGGCTGCAGACAGCTGGGGACTCAAAAAACTGGTCGCGAGTGCCAACGAG CCTGGAGTGTTGAGTCAGCTGGCTCTGGCTGCCGAAGAGAGGCCATGGCTGTGGGTGATTTACATCCTTACTATCGGTTTGCCAATTGGACTGGCTGTGCTTTTCTGCTGGCCAAAG AAGTCAGATGATGACTATGTCTACAAGAAAATCGATCAGCCCAAAACAGAATCAGAGGAGGTggcggaagaagaagaagaagaagaggaggaggaggaagaggagggaaAAGGAAAAGATGATGATGAAGCTAAAGCAGAGGAAGCTACTGAAGCTACTG GGGATGTGAATGGAGATATGATGGGGCAGGAAAATGGAGAAGATGGAGGAGAAacagatgaggaggaggaggaggaggaagatgaagaGGAAGAAGAGGCCATTAAGCCAAATGACACAGCCTCAGAGGATGAA ATGAAGGACGCCGACGAAGGAATCGAAAGCAGAGAAGAAGAGCCTAAAGCTGTGAGAAAGAGAAGAGTACGGAAGGACTGA